One window of Quercus robur chromosome 5, dhQueRobu3.1, whole genome shotgun sequence genomic DNA carries:
- the LOC126725666 gene encoding pentatricopeptide repeat-containing protein At1g52640, mitochondrial codes for MATTRSLSLSLSVSSKPKILHTLFYFRLKPKPQNIHPFSSRASQLSLVPDPSSPHLVNEISRILSDHRNPHNDLELSLNTFSNQISTNMVEQVLKRCKNLGFSAHRFFLWAKRIPGFEHSVISYQILVDILGSSKQFAILWDFLIEMRDSHCVGISSEVFWLVFRAYGRANLPEDAVRAFNRMVEFGIKPGIHDLNQLLYVLCKRKHVRHAQQFFDKVKIGFELNAKTYSILMRGWGDIGDSNEARKLFDEMLERGCKVDVLAYTSLLEALCKAGNVDEAYKIFREMGSNGVDADASTYSIFIRAYCEANDMHSAFRVLDRMRRYELLPNVYTYNCIIKKLCKNDRVDEAYQLLDEMIERGVWPDTWSYNAMQAYHCDHSEVNRALKLISRMEKDNCMPDRHTYNMVLKLLIRIGRFDRATEVWESMGERRFYPSVSTYAVMIHGLCKKKGKLEEACKYFEMMVDEGIPPYTSTIELLRNRILELGFLDQIEILANKMERSTSCSIQELANMIRGDETNKTSRSEETDLESD; via the coding sequence ATGGCCACAACTaggtctctgtctctgtctctgtctgtGTCCTCTAAACCCAAAATCTTACACACTCTCTTCTACTTTCGTCTCAAACCCAAGCCCCAAAATATCCACCCTTTCTCTTCCCGAGCCTCACAGCTCTCATTAGTGCCGGACCCATCATCACCACACCTCGTTAACGAAATCTCTCGCATACTCAGTGACCACCGGAACCCCCATAATGATTTAGAACTTTCTCTCAACActttttcaaatcaaatatcCACAAACATGGTCGAGCAAGTGTTGAAGAGGTGCAAAAATCTTGGGTTCTCAGCTCACAGGTTCTTTCTTTGGGCTAAAAGAATTCCGGGTTTTGAGCATAGTGTTATTAGCTATCAGATTTTGGTTGATATCTTGGGAAGTAGTAAGCAGTTTGCTATATTATGGGATTTCCTAATAGAAATGAGAGACTCTCATTGTGTCGGGATTAGCTCTGAAGTTTTCTGGCTTGTTTTTAGAGCTTACGGTAGAGCTAATCTTCCTGAGGATGCGGTTCGAGCTTTCAATCGAATGGTTGAGTTTGGTATCAAGCCGGGAATTCATGATCTTAATCAGCTTTTGTATGTGTTATGCAAAAGGAAGCATGTAAGACATGCGcaacaattttttgataaagtgAAGATTGGGTTCGAGCTGAATGCAAAAACTTATAGCATTTTGATGAGGGGGTGGGGGGATATTGGTGACTCAAATGAGGCACGTAAGTTGTTCGATGAAATGCTTGAACGAGGATGTAAGGTGGACGTGTTAGCATATACTAGTTTGTTGGAGGCTTTGTGCAAAGCTGGGAATGTGGATGAAGCGTACAAGATCTTCCGGGAAATGGGGTCTAATGGAGTTGATGCTGATGCTTCTACTTACTCGATTTTCATCCGCGCATATTGTGAAGCAAATGATATGCATTCAGCCTTTAGGGTGCTTGATCGAATGAGAAGATATGAGCTTTTGCCTAATGTTTATACTTACAATTGTATTATCAAGAAGCTTTGTAAAAATGATAGGGTGGATGAGGCTTACCAACTTCTAGATGAGATGATTGAGCGGGGAGTTTGGCCGGATACATGGAGTTACAATGCTATGCAAGCTTACCACTGCGATCATTCTGAGGTTAATAGGGCTCTTAAATTGATTTCTAGAATGGAGAAAGATAATTGCATGCCAGACCGACATACCTATAATATGGTGCTCAAATTGCTTATCAGGATAGGAAGATTTGATAGGGCAACTGAAGTTTGGGAGAGTATGGGGGAGCGAAGATTTTATCCTTCCGTGTCAACATATGCTGTCATGATTCATGGTCTATGCAAGAAGAAAGGTAAACTAGAGGAGGCATGTAAATACTTTGAGATGATGGTTGATGAAGGAATACCGCCATATACTTCTACCATTGAGTTGTTGAGGAACCGCATATTAGAGCTAGGTTTCTTGGACCAGATTGAGATACTTGCAAATAAGATGGAGAGAAGCACTTCTTGTTCAATTCAGGAGCTGGCAAACATGATAAGAGGTGATGAGACAAATAAGACTTCAAGAAGTGAAGAAACAGATCTGGAAAGTGATTAA